The genomic DNA gatcgcgccactacgtgcacttcaactcttttgtggtgcgcgtgccgcgaccgctgcaggagaccatcgagtgcgccgacttctggccgaaaggtgtcgtgtttcggaggttccggggcaaactgccgaatccgacacaagaacagccgattcaacggagccacgccgttttgtcgcataaatagtgtttagcatataagtttataaaatatatatgtatgttagtctgtaaggtatttgtaatatgggccttgttgcctgacttaaattttaaataataataataataagcccgcagggcagcttgtggcgagctgttggggagtaacgaccccacggacccgagtgctcccgagagtcggtcagggtctccgtctccagcgtgtcttcgtcggtcggagtggaccccaaggggacccgcaggactctcagctctggcttgccttaattggccgtccagagaggagtcgttagagctatatgctccaggggtggaagtgaaagatgcataagacgcgagttggcacagtggctggtaacagccactgggtagaaagcggcgcacacctctcgacacccctgagccgctcacaccgatgttgctcctggtcgtcttcgcgacggcagtttcaggggcccatctagtcagcggcaagtcaccacctgccgcgataacatgttttagcattgttatggcaggtgtccggacttctctacaatagcccagtctcattgtccatccaaacttcaatccatagaccggtatactattcactttttctacaatagtcccaatgcctgctgcgaccggttcatgggtgtttattgttgcgcctgtgaacgggttccagcaggcgttctacatgacattaaagctctccaaggggcctctacgtgttggatctatatccccacgcaagcctatcaaaagaccgggatttgtaggcccgtgaattccaaaatggagaaacaaataataataataagcccgcagggcagcttgtggcgagctgttggggagtaacgaccccacggacccgagtgctcccgagagtcggtcagggtctccgtctccggcgtgtcttcgtcggtcggagtggaccccaaggggacccgcaggactctcagctctggcttgccttcattggccgtccagagaggagtcgctagagctatatgctccaggggtggaagtgaaagatgcataagacgcgagttggcacagtggctgttaacagtcactgggtagaaagcggcgcacacctctcgacacccctgagccgctcacaccgatgttgctcctggtcgtcttcgcgacggcagtttcaggggcccatctagtcagcggcgagtcaccgcctgcctcgatgacggtgttaacattgttatggcaggtgtccggacctcttttacaatagcccagtctcattgtccacccaaacatcaatccatagaccggaatactgttcactttttctacaatagtcccaatgcctgctgcgaccggttcatgggtgtctattgttgcgcctgtgaacgggttccagcaggcgttctacatgacattaaaactctccaaggggcctctacgtgttggatctatatccccacgcaagcctatcaaaagaccgggatttataggcccgtgaaatccaaaaggagacacaaaaaattataataataataatttaccctttgggtacggaaccctaaaaaggactgAAAGCTATTTAATCTAAATCATTTTATTCGCGAAAAAAGATAAATGAGTCACTAAGTATTGTTATTTCTGATATTTACTTGTCTTGTCATCGCCTCAAGAAAAAAGAACGGTATAGAATGTTTACCGAATCGGACTATTAACAtgaagtaaatatttaatatcaacgctattatattaatttacattgaCTAAACTTAATATTTCACATAATGCATAATTTATGTCGCTATCCTCTCTGGGTTTATGTCGTGAGACTTTGTACACACGAAATGCAGTAAAATAAATGCAGCAAGTGAAATATGTGGTGGCAGAGTTCCATGTTTATGTGTCCACTGATTAATGTTTAAGTACTCTACTAAAACCACATTTTCATAGCATGCGTAGAATCTAACTAATGATGACCGATTATGTTACGACGGCGAGTGCAGCCCTATTACGCTTGGCGTTGCAGTTGGCCTTATATCTCATATCATTtgagggaccgtgcgcgttggagggtctgccatcttgtagcctgaatcggaaacatatatgtgcaacatgtacattgccaaagcaagtgctaccatctatcTTTCTCGTCGgtaggtacgtttccttgtgcatagtaggttctgccttCTTGTAaactacatcggaagcataaaatACACATTTCCGCCTCGCGCCataaatctgacggctcctatcctgccccctatagttcatgcatgggGCCTATAGCGGGGCCAGGGTATGAAGCCAAactgccaatcgtttacgctccgtagagaacgaaacgcagctgtcactgtcgcatATGGAAGAGTGACTACTATGCCTGGAGCGTTAACGTTAGGCATGTTGGCTAAGCACCCTGGATCGACAGATGAGCATGGTGCCATTGCCGGCGTCGTAGTAGAGCTCACCAAGCTATGTCGGGTTTCCATGTTTTAATgtattgaataggtacctaattttaattttagccAACTGAGACACCTACTTTTTTCAAGTAAGCGACTGTTTAGTTTACCTAATGTCCGGCGATGTTTAATAATTACGAAATCGACTCTAgttagcagtggcggcgcgtcaaacatatccataggcaagccgggcctaatttggcttacacatttcctttacaactctgctcaaacgtccaaaaccaggcagccggtgggaatcggcttttatggacgtgCCGCCACTGCTAGTTAGAGATTttttcactgaaaaaaaaatgaaacgaCTCAAGATATTCTTTTTTCAACCATGATTAAGGGCGTTACGTCTAAAACCTTTTAATTTAATTCTGTAGTTGTCAAAAAAGCATAAATTTCAATAAAGTGGCTAAAATCACAAATTCCCTCCGGGCAGCTGCGGCCGCCCACTTGCTTATCTATTCAAGGCACGTCactaaagaactattttatgtcTGACCTCTCATTACTAACAGCTATAACTAATTGACGGGTCAAGATATACTAGGAAATAGTTAAAAGTGGTTGGTGAATGAGAGAAGTGAGGCGCGAAGGAATTTTGAACGGTGTCAGAAAtagtatgtttatttatatcgaGTTTATATTATTACACTCTAGGCTAGTGGCAATGACTCACTCTTGACGACAATTTGTGAAAATAGCCTACCTAATTGTAATAAACTTGCGTGTTAACtgtcatattatattacttattatGTTGTAACGTGCACCGGCTACAATATTGCctaacggcctgattcgaactttaagatatgtcaaaaatttgctaaagatacgacatggatctgatatgtcagtgtcaaaagtgacgttccttcaaacaaaaacgtcgccGAAAAAATCAGAacgtcaaataaaatacaatgttACTTTCAAAGAAAcaaattatttacatacataattgaagggatgtttacaaaaacaacataactgactacactggttgacacctgaaacgattgacaatgttcttaaaaaagtgtcaaccgctctaagcagttacgttgtttttgtaaacatcccttcaatcttaaactaataacgcatagacagatagtctCCATACGGCTAACttgccaaaagtgaagccgaaacacgatcgatgtgtgcgtggaacgctcgtgttttacgctcagcaaacacacacatacatactaTTGGAGATCTTCGGCACCCCTCCCCCCCAGCAGGGGTCCACCACACTTGGCCTTGAAGACTACACAGTCCGTTCGACCGACGCGACGTCTACGTTCACAGATGGCGCTGGGGAGTCGTGCCAATGCGTTCCTTACTACTTGTGTGATGATCAACTTAATGGAGTGGACGCTAACAACGCCTCTGTTACTGGATGGGGGTCTCTAGATATCAGGTTCGGCAAGGACGACTGCCAAGAAAGCGTGGAGAGGTGTTGTAAGATACCGCGCACCGGGCCGGCTCCCACaccgccgcccgcgccggccCGGCCTGCCGGATGCGGCCACCGGAACCGGAAGGGGATAGACTTCAACGTCATTGGGGGCAGCGGAGCGGAGGCCCAGTTTGGCGAGTTCCCCTGGGTGGTGGCGCTGATGGGCCCCAATGGATACATCGGCGTGGGATCTCTTATACACCCACAAGTGGTCATCACGGCAGCCCACGTTGTTGCGGGCCGAGCACCGGGGTCGCTGCGTATCCGCGCTGGCGAATGGGACACACAAACGGCCAAGGAGCGTCTTCCTCATCAAGAGCGGGACGTGGCTGAAATATACATACACTCAGATTTCCAAAGCAAGAATTTAAAGAATGACATGGCTCTGCTGCGGCTGGCGGAGCCCGTAGAGAGTGGACTGTAAAAAGGGGGCGATAGGGGAAGAGATTTAGGGGCCGGTTGAGCAAGAAAGTTGTTGTATGCTAGAATTAACCTATGGAATTAAATTTAAGTGCAAAACAGTGTAAGACGAAGTTACCTTCGCAATCCGGTGGTTGTGGGTTGAACCGTTGGTCTCCGTTGTGGACTGCTGGCGGTGGTCCGGGCTGCCCTTGTCGCAAGCTAGAGGTAAGCTCAGAACCGTTACCTTCAGTCGGCCAACTTAGACCTAGGATTCTCCACTGCACGGATGGGCACGGCGTCCTTCGGCTACACAGCACTGATTTTAAATAGTCTAGAGATTGGCAGTAGTGCTTTTAATAATTTGCGAGAAAATTAACGAGAATAGCGAGAGGCGATGTGCACTGGTAGTAATTCTATGACATACTAATTGTGACAGCTCATGACAGAGCAAGATTTAAATTCGAACCGTGACTTTGGTGTTGCCACagtatttacttaaaataatcctaaaaatacaaagccaAAGCTGAACATTCCGCCCACCAAAATGCATTGTATTTTGACTAAGCGAAAAGGAAACAATAAAGTAAGGTAAATGCGATAATATTAAGACTAAAACGAAAAGATGGACAACACAAAGGTAGCGCTCTAAAGCAACTACGCAGGCAGTGGGCACAGTTTGACCACAGGCCGTTTGTACGACCCTGTGGCTGTGCGCACAGTAACCACACGACAGATCCCATCGGATCCGGGATGTGTGTCGATGATGCGACCCAAGGGCCACTTCAttgggctcgtctgctcgttcaCAACGAGCACTAGTGCACCAATTTGGACGTTGGGCTGCCTATCGTGCCACTTCATCCGCTGCTGGAGAGTATGCATATACTCCTTCGACCATTTCTTCCAGAAGTCCTGGTGCATCTTCTGAAGCAGCTTCCAGCGTTGGAGAGGGCTAACCCGAACGTCTGATAGGTCTTCCTCAGGCACGACCGACAGGGGCTCCGTGGTGAGGAAATGACCGGGAGTCAGAGCCGTCAGGTCGTTGGGATCGGTACTGAGAGGAGTAAGGGGTCTCGAATTAAGAAGAGCCTCGACCTGGGTCAAGATGGTTAGAAACTCTTCGTACGTCAACCTCTGACTACCGATAACTCGAGCCAAATGTGTTTTAACAGCCTTGATACCGGCCTCAGCGAGACCTGAGAAGTGAGGGCTGCCTGGCGGATTAAACTCGAACTTAATCTCACTATGCGTCGCAGCATCTCCTACAAGACGTCGCAGAACATTGCTCGCGCCGACAAAATTCTTCCCCTGGTCGGACACCAACCGGTTACACCGACCACGACGCGCGACGAAGCGGCGAAGCGCGGCGAGAAACGCGTCTGAGGACAGCTCAGTGACGAGCTCCGTGTGTACAGCCTTTGTCGAGGTGCACACGAAAACGCAAATGTAACCCTTGTAGGTCTTGTTGCCTCGTCCGCGACCCAGAGCTAtgtcaaaaggtcccccgaaaTCGACAGCAGCACTCAGGAACGCTTTGAGCTGGGCTACCCGATAAGACGGCAAGTCGCCCATGAACGGCGCAGGAGCACCGAGTGGTCGAACACGGAAGCATTTCATGCATTTTGACGTGACTGCGTGGATAGCTCGCTTTGGGGACAGTATCCAGAAATGCTGCGCCAGCAAATTAAGAAGCGTCTGGACGCCTGGGTGCATGAAACGCTTATGGTACTCGTCGATCAAGAGGGAGGTAAGACGGTCGTCGCGAGGTAGCAACAGGGGATGTTTAACATCGACTTCGAGAGAAGCTCGCGACAGGCGTCCGCCCACCCTCAAGAGACCCGCGTCATCGAGGAATGGAGACAATTTCTTAAATGCTTTCGGGAGAAAGTTCGAAAGATTGTTTTTCACTTTCTCGATCTCCGAAGCAAAGTAAGTGGTGTTGTTGAACAGAACGCACGAGGAACATAAGCGCCTGTTTAATCTCCAGGGGTGTTAAAGGACCGTCCAACAAGTTGTTGGGCGTCTTCCGATTTCTCACGTTGTGCACGAAACGAAGACAATAGGTGAGGACACGTTGGACTGTCCTCAGTGCCGAGAACTTATTCATTAGGTTGTATGTCCACGTCTCCTGCAAAGAGACAGTGAGGACAGTCACCTTGCGCTCTTCGTGTAGGACATCCACGTCGACTGATAACGTTGACTTAGGCCAGTCAGACTTGTCCAGCACGAGCCAAGATGGACCCTTCCACCAGTTACTATGGTGGACCAGGTCGTTCGGCAAGAGGCCCCGCGACCCACAGTCGGCTGGGTTATCGCCAGTCCTCACATGTCGCCAACAATCAGGAGGAATAATCTCCTGGATGTGGCTCACGCGGTTAGCCACGAAAGTTTTCCACTTGGAAGGGCAAGACTTTATCCAAGTCAACGCAacgctagagtcagaccacgcGTTGATTCTATCTACCGAGTGGAAAGGCTTCAAAGCCTCCAAGCCAAGAGCCATCAAAGAAGCCATCAAGTCCGACAGCAGAACTGCTGCGAGCAATTCGAGACGCGGCACTGACAATTTACGTAGCGGCGCGACCTTGGATTTCGCACACACTAGATGGACGTCGACGTCGCCCTCCTCAGTTACTGTACGGCAATAGATTACGGCACAGAAGCCACATTCTGATGCGTCACAAAATCCGTGGAGATGTAGCACGTCGAATTTCCCGACTAAACGGCGAGGCACAGATACAGCACTCAGCGACGAGAGTTGAGTTTTGAATTCCTGCCATTCCAGCCTGATGCTTTCCGGGACATCTCCATCCCAGGAAACGCCCGAAACCCAAAGTAACTGCATCAGATACTTGGCGAGGAATGTTACAGGCGAGAGGAAACCCAATGGATCGAAGATCCTAGCTATCTCAGAGAGAATGGAGCGCTTTGTGCATCGACCGTTGGGAGTAGATGCTACACGATAACCAAAGGAGTCAGATTGAGGTTGCCATAGCAAGCCCAATATCTTAAGAGAAATGTCAGTCATTTCTTCAAAATGTTTGAAGTCTTCCGAGTACAGATCAGAAGACGGAAGGCTCTCCAGGAACTCACTACTGTTGGAGGTCCACTTCCTGAGATGAAACCCCCCGACGACAATATTTTCGTAAGTTCCGCCTGAAGCGAACGCGCCTGTTCGACAGAATCCGCTCCGGTGACGACGTCGTCGACGTAGATGTCACGAGCGAGAACGGTTGAACCACCTGGGTAGCTGGCTGCAGAATCACTGGCAAGTTGAGCCATTGTACGAAGAGCCTGGAATGGCGCAGCAGAAACCCCGTAAGTGACCGTTTTAAGACGATAGTCGCGCACAGGACCGACAGCCGAGGGCCGCCACAAGATGCGCTGAAATTCAGCGTCCTCTTCAGGAACCAGTATCTGCCTGTACATTTGTCTCACGTCACCTGTGAAGACGACGGCATGCCAACGAAAGCGTGTGAGCAGATCGAAAATGTTGGTCTGAAGCTTGGGCCCAGCGAGAAGGGTAGCGTTTAAGGACGTCTCGTTGGCGTCCTTAGCGCTTGCGTCAAAAACTACGCGAAGAGGAGTTGTGACGGAGTCGCGCAGAATACCATGGTGAGGTATGTAGTAGAAGTGGCCTTCACTTGTTGAAGGAGGTTCCACTTCCTCCAAGTGACCTCGAGACTCATAGTCATTCATGAATTCCACATACGCCCTTTTGAACTCAGGGTTGGAATT from Cydia fagiglandana chromosome 21, ilCydFagi1.1, whole genome shotgun sequence includes the following:
- the LOC134675379 gene encoding uncharacterized protein LOC134675379; the protein is MEQLHQWFQSNGLALNKEKTCFITFKLNGHPSPTLKVCMGGAPIQQVSCTRLLGFQLDSALTWESHIDELCGRLGRACYALRRLASTAGLCAVRECYYATMHSLLTYGVELWARASDWNRVFVMQKRAVRIMAACDKGSPDHRQQSTTETNGSTHNHRIAKNVEAPTVTETATAPPSNSISSTSSSSTNTVLTAMAGDNTIFFATAKMLIRDSSGVFRPVRALLDGASACNLISKSCAEMLGFETSGQHTVFGIGNSPNQTFGSLSCEIKPMGNKPSSLSTKLEAFVLSPVCADQPPQPVDSSGWSHTRNLSLADPDFARPAPVDLLLNAQVFVSSLLPGIRRGEPGQPTLLKTIYGWVVMGECDESQLTSSALVSSRNNNKHCFFVSSPSQILSLDDSIKKFWELENVSSPTKPFVSEEDQRCEDYFREKYYRNEEGRFVVPLPFVDPTNKPTFLNSREIALKRFTSLERKLNSNPEFKRAYVEFMNDYESRGHLEEVEPPSTSEGHFYYIPHHGILRDSVTTPLRVVFDASAKDANETSLNATLLAGPKLQTNIFDLLTRFRWHAVVFTGDVRQMYRQILVPEEDAEFQRILWRPSAVGPVRDYRLKTVTYGVSAAPFQALRTMAQLASDSAASYPGGSTVLARDIYVDDVVTGADSVEQARSLQAELTKILSSGGFISGSGPPTVVSSWRAFRLLISSTPNGRCTKRSILSEIARIFDPLGFLSPVTFLAKYLMQLLWVSGVSWDGDVPESIRLEWQEFKTQLSSLSAVSVPRRLVGKFDVLHLHGFCDASECGFCAVIYCRTVTEEGDVDVHLVCAKSKVAPLRKLSVPRLELLAAVLLSDLMASLMALGLEALKPFHSVDRINAWSDSSVALTWIKSCPSKWKTFVANRVSHIQEIIPPDCWRHVRTGDNPADCGSRGLLPNDLVHHSNWWKGPSWLVLDKSDWPKSTLSVDVDVLHEERKVTVLTVSLQETWTYNLMNKFSALRTVQRVLTYCLRFVHNVRNRKTPNNLLDGPLTPLEIKQALMFLVRSVQQHHLLCFGDRETFKKLSPFLDDAGLLRVGGRLSRASLEVDVKHPLLLPRDDRLTSLLIDEYHKRFMHPGVQTLLNLLAQHFWILSPKRAIHAVTSKCMKCFRVRPLGAPAPFMGDLPSYRVAQLKAFLSAAVDFGGPFDIALGRGRGNKTYKGYICVFVCTSTKAVHTELVTELSSDAFLAALRRFVARRGRCNRLVSDQGKNFVGASNVLRRLVGDAATHSEIKFEFNPPGSPHFSGLAEAGIKAVKTHLARVIGSQRLTYEEFLTILTQVEALLNSRPLTPLSTDPNDLTALTPGHFLTTEPLSVVPEEDLSDVRVSPLQRWKLLQKMHQDFWKKWSKEYMHTLQQRMKWHDRQPNVQIGALVLVVNEQTSPMKWPLGRIIDTHPGSDGICRVVTVRTATGSYKRPVVKLCPLPA